A region of the Roseobacter denitrificans OCh 114 genome:
CGAGAATGACCGTGTCGTTGCCAGCCTCGGCATGGACCGCATCAGGGCCGGATGTCGTGATCGTGTCATTGCCTTCCCCCGCGAAAATGAGATCACCACCGGGGCTTGCAAGGATCGTGTCATTGCCAGAGCGCGCAAAGATGGTGTCATCACCGCCGCCTGCGTCGATTGTGTCACTGCCCGGCCCGGAATCAATGGTATTGTCCACGTCGGTGCCGGTGATCGTGTCATCCCCCCTTCCGCTGACGATGTTCTCGAAGTTGATGAAGGATTCTACGGGTGTCTCAGGTCGACCCCTGTAATTCGTCTCTCCCGTCGCAAGGTTTACCGTGTAGTTCCCGCCAAATTTGGCGGTGTTAAGGGTGTCGGTACCAGCACCGCCATTCAGCAATTCAAAATTGTCTGAACCTGTGAATTGTCCGGCAATGACCGTATCATCTCCTGCACCACCAAAATAGGATCCGTGGCCCGTCGAAGAAATTGTGTCATCACCATCCTGGCCCAGCACGGTGAGCCTCGGTAAATCGAACCTGTCTGGCGTACCGACATCAACGGTTGACCCAACGTCGCGACTGGTCGTGATCAGGTTGCTTTTCAGAGAGTTCGGCGATCTGTCGATAAATTCTTCTGCGAAAATCACGCGGTCACGTGGGTCCCAGATCGAGGCAAAAACCTCGTCATTTGCACCAACCCAGGCAATTAGAACGCGCCCGTCGCCTGTGACGCTGATGTCAGTTTGGCGCGTATTCGTATCTTCTACCGTAAAGATATCCGCAACGGCCGTACCATCTGACAGAAATTTGCGGGCCAACAGAGTGCCATTTGTTTCGTCGTTCCATGCGACGACAAAGCCGCCACCGGGCAGGGTTACCACCACCGGCTCCGTCTGGTCAGCCGATCCCGTTGCGACGTCTATCGTGCGTATGAGTTGACCTGACGGTTGAAAGAGCTTGGCAAAGACATTGCCATTCGACTCATAGGTGACGACAAAACCGTTTCTGTCATCAAAGCTCGCCACTGAAGGATTCGACCCGTCGTTCGCAACAGCCCCGGCCCGCAGGACGCTGCCGCCGGCTGGGGTTCTGATCGAAAACTCAAGGCTTACGAGCGCAGCGTCACCTTCTTCATAAACAGTGACGAAGTTGCCGTTGCTCAAAATTGCCGAATCGCCCAGCCGGTCGGAATCAAGGCTATTCTGCGCCGCGTCGAATTTCGCACCGAGATGGCCATCCTGATTGATGACGCGCGCGTTGATGTCAATGTCAGCGCCGATCCTTTCATCAAAGCCAATGAAAACATCGTCATTGACCGGCTTCAGGTTGGCTGCGATCTGCGGGTTGCGCAGGAAATCTGAGGCGGTCCTTTCCTGTGCAATCTGGAATGCGCTGCCCGCATCCACTTTACGATCCCCATCACTGTCAAAGCGCTCAAAGACAACGGATGTCGCATCCGGATTCGTGGTGTCATTGTCCAGATATGTGACGACAAAGCCATCATGGGTCGCTGCCAGATCAAAATCACGCTCATCGTCTGTAGTCCGAAACTGGTTGAGCTGAAACGCGTCACGGAGGACATTGCCCTCTGCGTTATAGATCTTTGCCACGATGTCAGTGCCGGACGCCGTACCAATGAGGCCGTCGGTGCTTTCCTCCCACGCGACGACGAAATTACCGTTCGCCAGCCCAATGATTTTAGGTTTCGATTGGGTGCCCGTCGCGGCGGTTCCCGTGTTGACCTGAAATTCGTTTAACCACTCTGTTGGCGTCGGCATATAACAATTCCTTAATTGGTTAACGCACTGTGGTCTGATCGCATCTTTTGAGTCAACAAAGTCGTTTCCTGAGCTGTCAGATCGAAAACGATTGCCCAGAGTCACGGTTGATATGCCAGATCGGCCGGGATGAGATTGCCAAGGCCACGACACGCCCGCTCCGACAAATACGTTCAAAAAATTGGACGATGGGGGTATCGCGCCTTAGTTTGCACCGAAACGAAGGAGGGATTGTTTGCGTTTTTGGGTCATCAGCATTTTTCTGGCGCTTTTTGCGGTGACGCCGGGTACGCCGGTGGCGGCGGATAAGGCCACCTATGTAGACCTTGCCCGGCTCGGTTGGAATTACCAATTGCGTACCACGATGATCGGCAGGGACATGTCCATCCCGATCCGTATCCATGGCCGCGATCTGGCAGGGGCCAGCCTGTGTATCGTGGGGGAGCAGCCGCATCCCCATTCGCTTGCAACGATAAATGCGTTTCGTGATCTGTCCGAACATGTGTTTGGCAAACCGCTGACCATGCGCCATGCAGGGAATGACGCCAGTGGCTGCGGGTCTGGTCGCACGGTCGTCTTGCGGCTTTACTCCGGGCATCCGCCCCACCGCGCTCTGTCGTCTGACCTCAGTTGGATGAACCAGATTTATGAACTCGGCCTGCCGGAACGCAGGCAGTATTCGGTGAGTTCCCCGGCCATGGCGCAAACATTCTTTGGCAGGCGGGGTCAGGGGACGCATATCATGGTAAAGCAACCCGCCCGCGCCCGGCCCGGCACATTGGAGGCCGCATTCTACAAATCCATTCTGGTGGAGGAGCTGTTTCAATCCTTCACCTTCGGGATGGACATCCTGCTTTTTGATCCCAACGCGGGATTTCAGTCGAAGCTGCAGGAAACGCCTTTGCGCATGGACCGGCTGTCATGGGAATCGTCTGATTTCATGCGCGCCATGTTGCGCTCAAACCCCGCAGGCCTATGCGCGTTCGATGTTTTCATGATGCACGCGGTGGCCCAGACATCGGTTGATCAAACGGTTGACCCGCTTTTCATCGACTTCATCGACCGAGAATATGAGGCGCTGTTGGCGCAGGCTGAAGTGACCATGGCAGATGACAGGTTTGCCGCTGTTCTGGCACCGGGCTGTCAGCGCAGCCCGATCTGAGGTTAATACCTTCGGGGGTATTTGCGCGCAGGGTCTATGCCGCTACCGTGATGATCTGAGGACCGCGCACAGCGGTCGGGAGACGACATGGACAAAAGACCAGACCCTTCACAACCGGGCGTGGCGGCGCTGTCGTCCTATCTGGCGAATGGTCTGGTGGGCCATGAAATCCTGATTGAACGGCTCTTGGTGGCGCTGCTGGCGGGGGGGCATCTGCTGGTTGAGGGGCCACCGGGCCTCGCCAAGACCCGCGCGGTCAAATGGCTGTCGGACGCGGTCGAGGGCAGTTTCGCGCGCATCCAATGCACGCCCGACCTGATGCCGTCGGATCTCACCGGCACACCGGTTTACAAGCCGCAGGACGGCAGTTTCGAATTTGTGCAGGGGCCGGTGTTCAATAACCTCGTGCTGGTGGATGAGATCAACCGCGCACCGCCCAAGGTGCAATCCGCCCTGTTGGAGGCGATGGCCGAACATCAGGTAACCGCGGGTAATGAAACGCACGCTTTGCCTGATCCGTTTCTCGTGGTGGCCACGCAAAACCCGATTGAACATGACGGCACCTTCCCTCTGCCCGAAGCGCAGCTTGACCGGTTCCTGCTGCATGTGGTGCTGGAACTGCCGGGGCTGGAGACCGAACGTCAGATCCTTGATCTGGTCGAAGCCGAAGCGCAAAGCGGCGCGCCAAAAATACAGGCGCTGACGCTGGACGCACTCGCCGATGCCCGCGCCAGTGTGAACGCCGTGCATCTGGCGCCTGAGTTGCGCGATTACATCGTGCGGCTGGTGATGGCCACGCGGGAAGGGCCGCAGGCACAGGATATCGAACATGCGGTTTCGCCGCGCGGCTCGCTGGCGCTGGCGGCCGCTGCCAAGGCGCGCGCGTTTCTCAAGGGGCGCGATTATGCCATGCCTGAAGACGTGGCGGCACTGGCCGGGGATGCGCTGGCGCACCGCATGGTGCTCAGCTGGCGCGCGGTGGCGGATGGGCGCAAGGCCCGCGACGTCGTGGCGGATGTTCTGAACGCTGTTGAGCCGTTGTGAACGCGGCGCTGGAAGCTCCCGGCGTTGCTCTGGGCACTGAAGCCCTGATTGCGCTCAGGCGCGTTGCCCTCAGTTCTGACGCGGCCCCGGTGCTGGCCGCCTTGCCCGGTGGTTTTGCCACGCGCCGCAAAGGTCACGGGCTGGAGGTCGCCGATATGCGCGAATACGTGGCGGGGGATGACATTCGCCACCTTGATCGTGGCACAACAGCGCGCTCGGGTCGTTTGCATGTGCGCCAGTTTCAGGAGGAACGCGACCGCGTCACCCTGCTGGTCGCCGATTTCCGGCCTGCGATGTTCTGGGGGTTGCGGCGGGCGTTTCGCTCCGTCGCAGCGGCGGAGGCGCTGGCCCTGATCGGCTGGAACGTCGTGGAAAGCGGGGGGCGCGTCGGTCTGCTGGCGGTGACGGTGGATGAAACGGTGATCGTGCCACCGCGCGGGCGCACGCGCGGCATGCTGGATGTGATCGGCGGCATGGTGCAGGCGCATAGCACCGGCCTGTCTGCGATGGCGGCGGGGCAAGGCACCGACCCGCCACTTGATCTGGCCTTGTCGCGCGCCGACAGGCTGGTTCCCTCCGGTGCGGAACTGGTCATTGCCTCGGGCTTTGACACACCGGGCGAAGGCTTGGCGGATCGGCTGGATGCTTTGGCGCGCCGTCGCACCCCGCGTCTGGTCTGGATCACCGATGATGCTGCGTCCCGCATGCCGCAGGGTCGCTATCCTGTCAGGCTGGCAGATGGGCGGCGCATCCGGCTTTTCCTGGGGGCGAAACAGGCAGAACCCATGGGCCATATTCGCCAGATCATGGGCCGGCCCGCGCTTGTGCTGGATGCGGGCGATACGGTGGAACAAACCGCGCGCCGCATCGTTGCGGCCTTTCCGGCGGAGCGCGCGGCATGACAGACCGGGCGCTGAGCGAAGCGGCGATGCTGACCAGCCTGCGCGACATTCGCCTGCCTGCCGAGGCGGCGGGGGGCATGGCCGCAGATCTGGCCGCAACCGTGGCGCTGGCAGGCTGCGCGGCCCTGATGATCGCGGCTGCCCTGCGACTGCTGAGCTTGCGAAAACGCTCTGACACTTCCGACACGCTGGCCGATCAACTCGCCCGGCTCAGCGCATTGCCCGAGGCGGAAAAACGGGTGGCATTGCTGCATGTGTTGCGCGCGCATGCGCCGGATCGGTATCATGCGGTGCGCGGCGCGCTCTACAAGCCGACGGGCGGTGTGGCGACTGCAACGCTGGAGGCGGAGGTCAAACGCCTTGTTTGAACTGGCCGACCCGTGGATTTTGCTCTTGTTGCCGCTGCCCTATCTGGCGGCGCGGTTCCTCGGGCCCGCGCAGATGGCAGGCGGTGCGATCAAGGTGCCGGACCGGGTGGGCGATGGCTTGCTGGCAGCCGGGCGGCACCGGGCGGCGCGCTCCGATCTGCGTCTGCAGCAAGGACTCCTGTGGGCGATCTGGGTGCTGCTCTTGCTGGCCGCAGCGGGGCCGCGCGATCTGGCACCGGTCTCGGCGCTCAAGGTCACGGGGCGTGATCTGGCCATCGTACTGGATCTGTCCGGTTCCATGGTGCGCGATGATTTTGATCTTGATGGCCGTCAAGTCACGCGGCGCGATGCGGTCGCGACGGTTGGCGCGGATTTCGCGCGCCGTCGCGGCGGGGATCGCGTGGCATTGGTCGTCTTTGGCTCTGAGGCATATTTTGCCGCGCCTTTTTCGTTCGATGTCGAAGCGATTGCGCGCCAGATAGAGGGTGCGCAGATCGGCATATCGGGACGCGCGACCAGCATATCCGACGGGCTTGGCCTCGCGCTCAAACGCATGGAGAACAGCGAGGCTGCGTCGCGGGTTGTGATACTGCTGTCGGACGGAGTCAATAATGCGGGGGCCACCAATCCGCGCGGTGTGGCGGAACTGGCCGCGCAGATGGGCGTGCGGGTTCATACCATTGCGCTGGGTCCCAAGGATTTGAGCACTGCCGATCCCGGTGAACGCGGGGTGGTGGATGCGGCAACCCTGCGCGCGATTTCCGAGATTTCGGGGGGGGAGAGTTTTCGCGTCAGAACAACCGAAGATCTGGTCGCCGTGGGCGAAGCACTGGATGCACTGGAAGCCACCGACAGCGACGGCTTGGCCGCCGAAGTGTTCCACGACTACTGGATGTGGCCTGCGGGTCTTGCGGCCTTGCTTGGCCTCGGCTACGGCTGGAGGGAGCTGACATGAGCGACCTTGCGCTGACCCTGCTACGCCCCTGGTGGCTTCTGGGGCTGCCTGTCTTGATCGGCGTCGGCTGGTGGATGTATACGCGGCGCGGCGGGCTGGGTGATTGGCAAAAGGCGACTGATCCGGCACTGCTGCGGGCCATGATGGCGCTGGACCGGGTGGACAACAGCGCCAGCCGCGCGCCGCTTCTGGCGATGCTGTCCGCGGTTGGTGTGACGCTGCTGGCGCTGTCCGGACCGGCGGTGGAACGGCGCGACGCGCTGTCCTTTCGCAATCTTGATGGGGTGCTTTTTGTCGTCGATACCTCGGCCAGCGTGACCGAAAATGCGCGCTGGCCCCAGATGCTGACCATGGGGCGGTTTGGTATCGCGGCATTGGGCACACGTCCCGGCGGGTTGATCGTTTTTGGCGGTGACGCCTATGTCGCATCCGACATGACGCTCGATCATCTGCAATTGGGTCAGACGTTGTCGCTGCTGGATGCGCAGACGGTGCCGGACCCCGGCTCGCGCCCGGAACGCGGTCTTGCGATGGCGCTGGATGTGCTGCGCGAGGCTGACGTGATCGCGGGGGATGTGGTTTTGTTGACCGATGGCGCTGGTCTGGGGTCTGAAACACTGCAAGTGGCAGCGCAGATCGCCGCGCAGGGCGCGCGCCTGTCGCTGGTGTCGCTGGACGCACCGTCGCCTGCCTTTGCGACCCATGCGACGGCGGGAAAGGGCACGGTCTTTACCCTCGCAGAGACGGATGCGTTCTCGGCGTGGATGGCCGAAAGCGCCCGCACCCGGCTGGAAGCGCAGAATTTTCCGCTGCTGTTCTGGAAAGACATGGGCCGCTATTTGCTGGTTCTGGCGCTGTTGCCACTGCTGTTGCTGTTTCGCAGGCAGGTCGCATGAGGGTGCTTGCGCTCCTCACGGTCGCGGCGGTTGCGCTTGCGCTGCTGCTTGGGGGGGCGGCCCCTTTCGGGCGCGTGTTGATGGCGGCAGGGATGCCGGGGCTGGCGGCCGGTTTTTTCGATGATCCCGAATGGCAGGGTGCAGCCCTCTACCGGGCGGGGGATTACGATGCGGCGGCAGATCGCTTTGCGCAGGCATCGGCCCTGTTCAACCTCGGCAATGCCGAGGCGCATCGCGGCAATCACGCAGCCGCTCTCGAAGCATTCGACATGGCGCATGCGCGTGGACATCCGGATGCTTTGGCAAATTTCGACGTGGTGGCGGCCTATTTTGCGGGGCTCGGCATAGGCCCTGAAATGCTCGCGCTGTTTGGCAAGCGCAAGGATGGACCCACAGCCGAGAGTTTCGTGGCGCGCGGGGATGCGCGCGCTGCCGGCACCGGTAGTGAGGTGACCAACAACAACACCATGCTGGGCCTGACGGAGCTGGAAAGCCGCGGGCAACTTGGCGTGCGCCGTGTTTTTGATGATAAATTCATGCGGGCCGATGCGCGCTGGCTCAAGCAGCTATCGGATGTGCCGGGGGAATATCTGGCCGCGCGGATCGCGATGGAACACAAACGGCGCGTCAAGCTGGGCCTGTCGCCCGCCGCGCCGGAGGATCCGCGATGAGGTGGCTGTTGTGGATCATCCTCACCCTTTGCCCGGCGGCCCTGCACGCGCAGTCCAAAACTGTGCTGCCGCATGAACTGGTCCTGAGCATCGAGGTCGAAGCACGCGATCACGTCCCGAAAGTCAGCGAGATGATCCTGATCACAATAAACGGGATCTACCGGCGTCACATTACACGTGAACAGATCATTCAGCCGGATTTTGACGGTTTCAACTGGTCGCAACTCGGTGTCGATACATGGGGCGAAGAACGTCTGGACGGCGAATTGGTCAAGACGTTCAAGCGGCGCATGGCCATCTATCCCAACCGTGCGGGACCGCTGACCATCGGTGCCTTTACCCATAATCTGACGTTGACGGACGAAAATGACGAATGGTTCGAACATCCGATCACATCCGAACCCGTCACGATTGAAGTCGCGCCCGCCCCTGAGGATCGCGACTGGTGGTTCCCGGTCAAATCACTGAAAATCTCGGATCAGTGGTCGAATGCGCCGGATCAATTGGCACCGGGCGAGGGCGTTCTGCGCATCATTCGCATCGAAGCACTGGGCGTCACGCCGGAGATGATCCCGCCGATGCCTGAACTGACGTCACCCTCTGCTGCCATTTTCCCGCATCCGGAAAAACGCTTTGTCGAATTGTCACCCCAAGGCCCTCTGTCCTATGCCTTCTGGCGCTGGACCATCCGGCCGAGCAATGACACCTCAACCATTGTCGAGCCGCTGAGTTTCGATTTCTTTGACACCGAGGCGCGGGTGGACCGAACGGTCACCATATCGGCGCAACGTCTGGCCTATGGCACCGTTGTGCCCGATGCCGCGCCGCTGCGCGCGCAGGATGCTTACCCGACGCCTGTGCAACTGCCTGGCTGGCCCTTTGCGGTGCTGGCGGGCGTCATCTGCCTGCTGG
Encoded here:
- a CDS encoding calcium-binding protein; translated protein: MPTPTEWLNEFQVNTGTAATGTQSKPKIIGLANGNFVVAWEESTDGLIGTASGTDIVAKIYNAEGNVLRDAFQLNQFRTTDDERDFDLAATHDGFVVTYLDNDTTNPDATSVVFERFDSDGDRKVDAGSAFQIAQERTASDFLRNPQIAANLKPVNDDVFIGFDERIGADIDINARVINQDGHLGAKFDAAQNSLDSDRLGDSAILSNGNFVTVYEEGDAALVSLEFSIRTPAGGSVLRAGAVANDGSNPSVASFDDRNGFVVTYESNGNVFAKLFQPSGQLIRTIDVATGSADQTEPVVVTLPGGGFVVAWNDETNGTLLARKFLSDGTAVADIFTVEDTNTRQTDISVTGDGRVLIAWVGANDEVFASIWDPRDRVIFAEEFIDRSPNSLKSNLITTSRDVGSTVDVGTPDRFDLPRLTVLGQDGDDTISSTGHGSYFGGAGDDTVIAGQFTGSDNFELLNGGAGTDTLNTAKFGGNYTVNLATGETNYRGRPETPVESFINFENIVSGRGDDTITGTDVDNTIDSGPGSDTIDAGGGDDTIFARSGNDTILASPGGDLIFAGEGNDTITTSGPDAVHAEAGNDTVILGDSTELFADGGSGVDRMDASVSTASFRINLGTFATGVEGMRFVNFENLMTGAGDDVIIGTDDTNLIDSGAGDDRVFGRGGDDGLIGGDGDDILFGEDGNDILRGGSGNDRLYGGDGHDEMYGQTGDDLMIGKAGGDSLVGGLGSDILIGGAGRDFLTGGDDDDELYGGVDSDNLDAGEGNDLLYGGDGDDFLAAYGGDDVLKGGNGDDTLAGGLGNDRIFGGTGADEIFGGAGDDVIVGREGNDTVDGGAGNDIILGNFKQDRLSGGAGDDAIFGGDGRDYLYGNEGNDRLYGGQNLDIIYGGEGDDFIFGNDDNDLLYGGDGKDTLYGQQGIDSLRGEEGDDILFGGDGDDRLSGNSGADMLWGGAGNDILYGGSGSDILRGGLGDDTFEFNEVSDSTRLAADVIKDIEGVGSAGGDVIDLSVIDANVTGLNYVNDSFTFLGVKTREEGLAFGAGALWLEDFGGQTRVFGLDDNDGAVDFALWIADGDRFDVDDYLASDFIL
- a CDS encoding AAA family ATPase, which codes for MDKRPDPSQPGVAALSSYLANGLVGHEILIERLLVALLAGGHLLVEGPPGLAKTRAVKWLSDAVEGSFARIQCTPDLMPSDLTGTPVYKPQDGSFEFVQGPVFNNLVLVDEINRAPPKVQSALLEAMAEHQVTAGNETHALPDPFLVVATQNPIEHDGTFPLPEAQLDRFLLHVVLELPGLETERQILDLVEAEAQSGAPKIQALTLDALADARASVNAVHLAPELRDYIVRLVMATREGPQAQDIEHAVSPRGSLALAAAAKARAFLKGRDYAMPEDVAALAGDALAHRMVLSWRAVADGRKARDVVADVLNAVEPL
- a CDS encoding DUF58 domain-containing protein, giving the protein MNAALEAPGVALGTEALIALRRVALSSDAAPVLAALPGGFATRRKGHGLEVADMREYVAGDDIRHLDRGTTARSGRLHVRQFQEERDRVTLLVADFRPAMFWGLRRAFRSVAAAEALALIGWNVVESGGRVGLLAVTVDETVIVPPRGRTRGMLDVIGGMVQAHSTGLSAMAAGQGTDPPLDLALSRADRLVPSGAELVIASGFDTPGEGLADRLDALARRRTPRLVWITDDAASRMPQGRYPVRLADGRRIRLFLGAKQAEPMGHIRQIMGRPALVLDAGDTVEQTARRIVAAFPAERAA
- a CDS encoding VWA domain-containing protein; this encodes MFELADPWILLLLPLPYLAARFLGPAQMAGGAIKVPDRVGDGLLAAGRHRAARSDLRLQQGLLWAIWVLLLLAAAGPRDLAPVSALKVTGRDLAIVLDLSGSMVRDDFDLDGRQVTRRDAVATVGADFARRRGGDRVALVVFGSEAYFAAPFSFDVEAIARQIEGAQIGISGRATSISDGLGLALKRMENSEAASRVVILLSDGVNNAGATNPRGVAELAAQMGVRVHTIALGPKDLSTADPGERGVVDAATLRAISEISGGESFRVRTTEDLVAVGEALDALEATDSDGLAAEVFHDYWMWPAGLAALLGLGYGWRELT
- a CDS encoding vWA domain-containing protein, whose protein sequence is MSDLALTLLRPWWLLGLPVLIGVGWWMYTRRGGLGDWQKATDPALLRAMMALDRVDNSASRAPLLAMLSAVGVTLLALSGPAVERRDALSFRNLDGVLFVVDTSASVTENARWPQMLTMGRFGIAALGTRPGGLIVFGGDAYVASDMTLDHLQLGQTLSLLDAQTVPDPGSRPERGLAMALDVLREADVIAGDVVLLTDGAGLGSETLQVAAQIAAQGARLSLVSLDAPSPAFATHATAGKGTVFTLAETDAFSAWMAESARTRLEAQNFPLLFWKDMGRYLLVLALLPLLLLFRRQVA
- a CDS encoding tetratricopeptide repeat protein is translated as MRVLALLTVAAVALALLLGGAAPFGRVLMAAGMPGLAAGFFDDPEWQGAALYRAGDYDAAADRFAQASALFNLGNAEAHRGNHAAALEAFDMAHARGHPDALANFDVVAAYFAGLGIGPEMLALFGKRKDGPTAESFVARGDARAAGTGSEVTNNNTMLGLTELESRGQLGVRRVFDDKFMRADARWLKQLSDVPGEYLAARIAMEHKRRVKLGLSPAAPEDPR
- a CDS encoding BatD family protein, translated to MRWLLWIILTLCPAALHAQSKTVLPHELVLSIEVEARDHVPKVSEMILITINGIYRRHITREQIIQPDFDGFNWSQLGVDTWGEERLDGELVKTFKRRMAIYPNRAGPLTIGAFTHNLTLTDENDEWFEHPITSEPVTIEVAPAPEDRDWWFPVKSLKISDQWSNAPDQLAPGEGVLRIIRIEALGVTPEMIPPMPELTSPSAAIFPHPEKRFVELSPQGPLSYAFWRWTIRPSNDTSTIVEPLSFDFFDTEARVDRTVTISAQRLAYGTVVPDAAPLRAQDAYPTPVQLPGWPFAVLAGVICLLGAIFALTGRRLSGVAALSRFRLLDPLAHQLSRAARAGDLALSRRTAAAILRREGPSVPRERLLSELDSSIFSAAQDRTPLRDFAKAFLRNR